From a single Silene latifolia isolate original U9 population chromosome 6, ASM4854445v1, whole genome shotgun sequence genomic region:
- the LOC141588288 gene encoding uncharacterized protein LOC141588288, translating into MARKCSQQKQREMNLRGRSIPVKTKSAETEVEEEEIMDSSNPNAVSTGPNVEEEGRTKNVHDIVGIPELVVETEEEDETEEEIVESEEEEEYVSDSLEQRSEESEKDDKTETEELLQIQPEDVADEIDYWKQAVICFILGANPPWEIVEGFIRRIWTKFNIDKISFMPNGIFLVRFKTMEMKEKVLASGHYLFDNKPMIVKAWEKDLEMKKDDVKSVPAWIKIHKLPIKFWGKSLSKITNIVGKYVKCDVATEERAVRVDIEYEWRPVKCTICQGMGHEKEQCRKGEQKKLIQQPVKKVEGRSPVGHQTPLKRLVKMHTREVVQAGYSADTFGAFSYKEVAASPPKKRSGENGLFGLLETKIKNKAFTKAASTFSNWCITTNNGYHSGGRIWVVWKPNLFRVNVLEYNAQYIHMKVDSLEDRRTFWFTMVYAFNGMHDREPLWDNLRRVACTVSGPWAVAGDFNCVLSASERVGGSTPSSEMEPFRRCVSDCGVMDITAIGALFTWNNKQKPQDRIYSKLDRFLVNKACSNQGQSKRCFKYYNMWGGSKKFLPIVRENWDKSRPGTPMFRLAKNLKQLKPELKRLNKEGYSDIENSANILQKQVEDMQEVINKDPTNMQLISEEYEASLQLQELTRAKESFLSQKSKHEWIKDGDVNSSYFHCLLKKRRSMNKVVMVEDMRGKLCDTQEQVQEAFLEYYQSLLGTSQDIKKIHRSIINKGPVCNDAHWASLRRPVTGEEVKEAMFSIPDIKSPGPDGYTSKFFKDAWGECIRSYPKFYVPGFFDVLPQLVGQNQGAFIQQRSIQENILICQDLIRLYERPHASPRCLFKIDLQKAYDTVEWEFVGQLLEELKFPPEFIEMLMQCITTTTYSLSVNGELFGYFQGRLVIVRSVLNSLHSYWASIFILPKGIMKRIEAVCAGTSFGTIVQITGDLLLWDGIRRRPKEEGGLGRKIGKSGTRL; encoded by the exons ATGGCTAGGAAATGTAGCCAACAGAAGCAGCGAGAGATGAACCTAAGAGGAAGAAGCATTCCTGTTAAGACTAAAAGTGCTGAAACAGAAGTTGAGGAAGAAGAAATAATGGATAGCAGCAACCCTAATGCCGTGTCCACTGGACCAAATGTTGAAGAGGAAGGGAGAACCAAAAACGTTCATGATATTGTGGGAATCCCTGAATTGGTCGTAGAGACTGAAGAGGAGGATGAAACAGAGGAGGAAATTGTTGAAAGTGAGGAGGAGGAAGAATATGTTAGTGATAGTCTGGAACAGAGGAGTGAAGAGAGTGAAAAGGACGATAAAACAGAGACTGAGGAATTGTTGCAAATTCAGCCTGAGGATGTTGCAGACGAAATTGATTATTGGAAGCAGGCAGTGATATGTTTTATCCTAGGAGCCAATCCTCCTTGGGAGATAGTTGAGGGCTTCATAAGGAGGATATGGACAAAATTCAACATTGACAAAATCTCTTTTATGCCAAACGGGATTTTCTTGGTTAGGTTCAAAACAATGGAAATGAAAGAAAAGGTTCTTGCATCAGGTCACTATTTATTTGACaataaaccgatgatagtaaaAGCATGGGAGaaagatttggaaatgaaaaaGGACGATGTGAAATCTGTCCCAGCATGGATCAAAATTCATAAATTACCAATTAAGTTTTGGGGCAAGAGTTTATCGAAGATTACTAATATTGTTGGTAAATATGTCAAGTGTGATGTGGCCACGGAGGAACGTGCAGTTAGG GTGGATATTGAGTATGAATGGAGGCCTGTTAAATGCACGATATGTCAAGGAATGGGCCATGAAAAGGAGCAGTGCAGGAAAGGAGAACAAAAGAAGTTAATTCAGCAGCCTGTAAAAAAG GTGGAAGGAAGATCCCCTGTAGGACATCAAACTCCTCTGAAACGACTGGTAAAGATGCACACGAGAGAGGTGGTTCAAGCTGGCTATAGTGCTGATACTTTTGGAGCTTTTTCCTACAAAGAGGTAGCAGCTTCCCCGCCAAAGAAAAGAAGTGGAGAAAATG GTTTGTTTGGTTTACTAGAGACCAAAATAAAGAATAAGGCCTTCACAAAGGCTGCAAGTACTTTTTCTAATTGGTGTATCACAACAAATAATGGCTATCATTCTGGTGGACGCATTTGGGTAGTTTGGAAGCCTAATCTCTTTAGGGTGAACGTGTTGGAGTATAATGCTCAGTATATCCATATGAAAGTGGATTCTCTGGAGGATAGGAGGACTTTTTGGTTCACTATGGTTTATGCTTTTAATGGGATGCATGATAGAGAGCCTTTGTGGGATAATTTGAGACGGGTAGCTTGTACTGTATCAGGTCCATGGGCAGTTGCAGGGGATTTTAATTGTGTTCTGTCTGCTTCAGAGAGAGTAGGTGGGAGTACTCCCTCTAGTGAGATGGAGCCTTTTAGAAGATGTGTGTCTGACTGTGGGGTGATGGATATTACTGCTATAGGGGCATTGTTTACATGGAATAACAAACAGAAGCCTCAAGATAGGATTTATAGCAAGCTTGATAGATTCCTGGTGAATAAGGCCTG CTCTAATCAAGGCCAAAGTAAGAGATGCTTCAAGTATTACAATATGTGGGGTGGATCTAAGAAGTTTTTACCCATTGTGAGGGAGAATTGGGATAAAAGTAGGCCTGGCACACCTATGTTCAGACTGGCTAAGAATTTGAAGCAGTTGAAACCTGAGTTAAAGAGGTTGAACAAGGAGGGATACAGTGACATTGAGAATTCTGCTAATATTTTGCAGAAGCAGGTGGAGGATATGCAAGAGGTAATTAATAAAGATCCAACAAATATGCAGCTTATCTCTGAAGAATATGAAGCCTCACTGCAATTACAGGAGTTAACCAGGGCCAAGGAAAGCTTTTTGTCTCAGAAATCCAAGCATGAATGGATTAAGGATGGGGATGTCAACAGCTCTTATTTTCATTGCTTGCTGAAGAAAAGGAGGAGTATGAATAAAGTGGTAATGGTAGAAGATATGAGGGGTAAGTTATGTGACACCCAAGAGCAAGTTCAGGAAGCATTCCTTGAATACTATCAGAGTTTGCTTGGAACAAGCCAGGATATAAAGAAGATTCATAGGAGTATTATCAACAAAGGCCCTGTATGTAATGATGCTCACTGGGCTAGCTTGAGGAGACCTGTTACAGGAGAGGAGGTAAAGGAGGCAAtgtttagcattcctgatataaAATCACCTGGACCAGATGGCTACACTAGTAAGTTCTTCAAAGATGCTTGGGGAGAG TGTATAAGGTCATATCCAAAATTCTATGTACCGGGCTTCTTTGATGTGCTGCCACAATTAGTGGGACAAAATCAAGGTGCTTTCATTCAACAAAGAAGCATTCAGGAGAATATTCTAATCTGCCAGGATTTGATAAGATTGTATGAAAGACCTCATGCCTCCCCAAGATGTTTGTTCAAGATAGATTTGCAGAAAGCTTATGACACAGTGGAGTGGGAGTTTGTAGGGCAGCTATTAGAGGAGCTCAAATTCCCACCTGAGTTTATTGAAATGCTAATGCAGTGCATCACTACTACTACATACTCCCTATCTGTAAATGGAGAATTGTTTGGGTACTTCCAGG GGAGATTGGTAATTGTGAGAAGTGTGCTTAACTCATTGCATTCATATTGGGCTTCCATTTTTATCTTACCCAAAGGAATAATGAAGAGAATAGAGGCGGTGTGTGCAGGAACTTCCTTTGGGACAATAGTGCAGATTACAGGAGATCTCCTCTTGTGGGATGGGATACGTCGTAGACCAAAGGAAGAAGGGGGACTAGGACGAAAGATCGGGAAAAGTGGAACAAGGCTATGA